The Caulobacter sp. FWC2 region GTCAATGGCGAAGCCGAACTTGGTAGCGATGACGACCTCATCGCGGACCGGTGCCAACGCCTCGCCGACAAGCTGTTCATTGGTCCAGGGCCCATAGGCCTCGGCGGTATCGAACAGGGTGACGCCGAGATCATGCGCGCCGCGGATCACGCGGATCGCCTCGGCCTTATCCGGCGCTTCGCCATAGGTCGATGCGAAGCTCATCGTGCCGAAGCCAATTTCCGAGACGGTGAGATCGCCGAGTAAGCGGGTCTTCATGGGACAGTCCTTTCAATCAAGACGAGGGGCCGGCGCATCGGTGCGCGGCAACCATCGGGACAGGATGAAGCAGGCGAGGCCACCTACAGCCACGGCTAGCCCCAGTGGGCGCGGCGTTCCGTCCGCCAGCAGGGCGACTAGACCTGAACCGGCCATGCCGATCCCATAGTGCAGGGCGCCGACGAGGGCGGAAGTCGCCCCCGCTCTCCGCGGCTGGGTGGTGAGCGCGCCGGCGATCGAGTTGGCGACGATCAGGCCCGACATGGCGCAATAGGCCAATAACGGCAGGACCAGGCCGACGAGACCGTCGATGCCCGTCAACGCCATGATTAGAGAGACAGCGCCGGCAGCGGCCGCGCCGATGGCGCCCGTCTGCAGCAGCTTGCGGCTGCCCCTCCGCGGAACCAGTCGTACATTGACTATATTCATCGCCATGATGCCGATGATTGAGGCTCCAAAAAGAAAGCCGTAGATTTGCGCGGGCACCTTGTAATATTCGATGAAAACGAAGGGCGTGCCGGAGATATATGCATATATTCCGACATAGAATAGGCCGCCGACGATCGCGTTTAGCATCACATTTCGGTCGCGTATGACGTCGAGGTAACTGGCAAAGGCGAGACTCAGAGGACCTGTCCTGCGCGAATTTTCCGGCAAAGTCTCATCGATGGTGAACAGCGCCGCCAGAGTTGCCAGGCCGAAAATCGCCATGCTCCAAAAGATCGCGGGCCAGGCAGCGATCCGGAGAATCTGCCCGCCGATCAGCGGACCAAGCAGAGGCGCAACCGCCATGATGGTGATCAGCGTCGATAGCATCTGCGCAGCGCGACCGCCCGGATAGAGATCGCGGACCATGGCGCGGGCCAGCACCACGCCCGAGCAGGCGCCCAGCGCTTGCACGATCCGCCAGCCGATCATCTGCCAGGCGTCGCTCGATAGCGCGCAGCCCGCCGAAGCGACGACGAACAGAAGCAACCCAAAAGCAACTGGCGTACGCCGGCCGTAACGGTCGCCGATCGGCCCCCAGATCAATTGCCCAAGACTGAAGCCGATCAGATAAGCGCCGATGGTGAATTCAACCGTGCCGTGGCCGGTGCGCAGCGCCTTAGCCATGACAGGAACGGCAGGCAGATAGAGATCGGTCGAGATCGACCCGAACCCCATGAGCGCGCTGAGCACGATCATCACCCAGAGCTGGGGCCGCCTCGCCGACGCCAGCGGTTTGGCCGCCGGCTCGGCGGCGGCAGTGTCGGTTGACATGACCACTCTCGTTTTCCTCGCCGCAAGGGCTATGGCATTGCCGTCTTGCGCGGACGGGACTCTGCTCAGCGCCCCGTGGTCGCTAGCAGATGCGCCGGATAGCGCTCGCCTTCGATATCGAGGTCGGCCAGAGCCTGAGCGATCTCGAAGAGATCGCCGTCATTCAGCTCGAGATCAGCGGCGGCCAGGTTCTCTTCCAGGCGATGCAGTTTGGTGGTGCCAGGGATCGGTACGATCCAGGGCTTCTGCGCCAGGAGCCAAGCCAAAGCGACCTGCGCGGGGGTGGCGCTCTTCTGCGCCCCGATGGACTTGAGCAGATCGACCAACGCTTGGTTCTTCGCCATGGCCTGGGGGGTGAAGCGCGGCAGGTTGTTGCGGAAATCGCCTTCGCCGAGCTTGGTGTCCTTGCTCATCGCGCCGGTGAGGAACCCCTTGCCAAGCGGGCTGTAGCAGACCAGGCCAATGCCTAGCTCTTCGCACGCCGCGAGTATGCCGTTGGTCTCGACGCCACGTGACCAGAGCGAATACTCGTTCTGCAGGGCGGCGACCGGTTGCACGGCATGGGCGCGTCGCACCGTCGCGGCGCCGGGCTCCGACAGGCCAAAATGGCGCACCTTGCCCGCCGCGATCAAATCCTTGACCGCTCCAGCGACGTCCTCGATTGGCACGTCGGGATCAACGCGATGTTGGTAGAAGAGGTCGATGGCCTCGATGCCGAGCCGCTGGAGCGAAGCGTCGGCCACCGCCTTGATATGCTCAGGCCGGCTGTTGAAGCCTCGGCTTTGCCCCTCAACGATGTCGAAGCCGAACTTGGTGGCGATCACGACCTGGTCGCGGATTGGGCGGAGAGCTTCGCCAACCATCACCTCATTGGTGAAAGGACCGTACATCTCGGCCGTATCGAAGAAGGTGACGCCGCGATCAGCCGCCTGGCGGATCAGGGTGACGCCCTCCTCCTTGCTCACCTTGGTGGCGTAGCCGAAGTCCAGCCCCATACAGCCGAAGCCGAGGGCGGAGACCTCGAGCCCGCTCGCGCCCAGTTGTCGCTTGATCATCGCCATTTCCGTTCATCACGCATGTGACCTTGACGGCGCCAAATTAGGCGGAAGCGATTGATCGAATTAGATGGCAATATTTTCTAGGCTATATGACCTACAGTCATCAATTTGCGGGCTTTCCTAATGCGGCGCGAAGACATCGCCGATCTCACCATATTTCTGGCCGTCGCCGAGGAAGGAAGCTTCACGGGCGCCGCCAATCGCCTTGGGCTCTCGCAATCGGGACTGAGTCATAGCATCCGCCGCCTGGAGGATCGCCTGGGTCTCAGACTTCTGGTGAGAACGACCAGGAGCGTTGCGCCGACTGACGCTGGCGAGCGTCTGCTTGAAATCCTTCAACCCGCCATGAACGGCATTGAAGGAAGGCTCGCTGAACTGACCGCGTTGCGCCAAACCCCGGCGGGCACCATTCGGATTTCGACTTCGGAACACGCAGCGCAAGCAATACTCTGGCCCGCGGTCGATCGGCTCATCGCCAAGTATCCCGACATCGTCGTGGAAATCTGCACCGACAATGGCTTCATCGATATCGTCGCCGACCGGTTCGATGCTGGCGTCCGCTTGGGTGAACAGGTCCAGAAGGACATGATCGCGGTGCGTATCGGGCCGCGCATGCGCATGATCCCCTTCGCATCTCCCCACTACATCGAGACCCATGGCGCGCCGCTGACTCCGCACGACCTCGCGCGCCATCGCTGCATCAATCTGCGTTTCACGAACGCTGGCGGCATCTATGCCTGGGAGTTTGAGAAGCAGGGCCGCGCCATGCATGTGAAGGTCGAAGGCCCACTCGTCTTCAACAGGACGCCGTTGGTTATTCAGGCCGCGATCGCAGGACACGGCATCGGCTTTCTGCTTGAGGACGCGGTTGCGCCCTGGATTCAGAAAGGAGCGCTAGTGCCGCTGCTCGATGACTGGTGTGAGCCGTTCGACGGCTATTTTCTCTATTACCCGTCTCGGCGCCACTCTTCGCCGGCATTTAAACTGCTGGTGGACGAGCTTCGCTATCGCGAAAGGGACGCGCCGGCTGCTCATGACCGGGAGTCATGAGATCAATCGATATTCATCTGTAGCGGACGAAGAGATGCCTCTCGTATTCTCCATCGTATTCGCCGTATCTCGATCGAAACAACGGGCTGAATGACGATTGGCGCTGTTTGAGATCCTGCTCGCCATGCTGCTTGCGGCAGCTCTGCTGTCGATGTTCGCGACACGCATCGGCGTGCCCTATCCCACGCTTCTTGCGCTCGGTGGCGCGGGCTTGGCCCTTTTACCGGGCATGCCGACCATCGCGGTGGAGCCAGAGCTGATCCTCGCTCTCTTCGTGGCGCCGGTTCTGCTCGACGCCGCGCATGATGTCTCCTGGCGCGACCTGAAATCCAACTGGCGCCCCGTGCTTTCGCTCGTTCTGGTCGCCGTCGGCCTAACGACGATCGCCGTCGCGCTCGCCGCCCGCTTTTTCGTGCCCGAAATGCCCTGGGCCGCAGCGATCACGCTTGGCGCGCTGCTTGCGCCGCCCGACGCCGTGGCGGCGCTGGCCGTAATGCGCTCGGTCTCGCCTCCGCACAGGCTGCGTGTGGTCCTGGAGGGCGAAAGCCTGCTCAACGACGCCTCGTCGCTTCTCATCTACAAACTCGCCGTCGCGACCGTGGCTTTGGGGACGTTTAGCCCTGCGAGCATCGCGCCGACGATGCTTCTCATGTCGGTCGGAAGCGTGGCTGTCGGATGGGTCCTGGCCAAAGTCGTCACGCGAATGACGCTTTTTGTCCACGACCCAGCGACCGCCACGATCATCCAGTTCGTCGCGACGTTTGGCGTGTGGGTTATGGCCGAGCATCTGGGCTTGTCGGGCGTGATCACTGTCGTGGCCTTCGGCGTCACAGCGGGCCGACGTTCGTCGGAAGCTTCCAACACCGAGGTCAGGGTCAAGTCTTTCGCCGCCTGGGAAACCGCGACGACGGTCCTCAACGTCCTCGCCTTCACGATGGTCGGCCTGCAACTACGCCCAATCGTCGCCAACCTGAACGCCGCACAGTGGCGGGACTACCCGCTGTATGCCCTGGCCATACTCAGCATCGTGATCGGGGTTCGCCTGACATGGGTGTTGCTCTATGGGGCCGTCAGGCTTGTCTCGGGCCATCAGCCTGATCAATTGCTCGGGACCTGGACCGGCACGCTCAAAAGCGGCTTAGTGGTGGGGTGGTCTGGCATGCGCGGCATAGTGACAGTCGCCGCCGCGCTCGCTCTGCCCCAAGGCTTTCCTCAGCGTGAATTCATCCAGCTGGTCGCTTTCGTCGTCGTTCTGGGCACACTCGTGATCCAGGGATTGACGCTCAAGCCTCTGCTGAAGGCGCTAAGATTTCCGGCCGACACCGTCGTGGCTGACGAAATTCGGCGCGCGCGCGAGGCCGTAGCGCTCGCCGCCCTGCAATCGCTGGGCGACAGGGAGGGAGATGCGGTCGAGCGCTTGAGGGTGAAATATGGCGAGGCGATCGCCGCAGCGAAGGCTGACCACGACATGGGGATTTCCGCAGACACGGCCCTGAGGCTTTCGACCCTGCCCGCCTCGAGGCAAGCGCTTGATCGGCTTCGCCAAGACGGAACTATCGGCGACGAGGCTTTCAGGGCGGTGGAAGAAGAACTCGACTGGCTGGAGCTTGGCGCCGCCCGCCCTAGCACTCCCTAACGCTTGCGCATGCCGCGCAGAAGCGCCTGGCGCGCGTGGGCCACACGGGGATGCCGCAACGCGGTGGAGAGCCAGACCAGCGAATAGCTTAGGCTCATCCCTCTGTTCGGTGCGGGGATCTCGGCCAAAGCTCCCTGCTCGATCTCTCGCTGGCAAAGATAGTTTGGCAGAATAGACCACCCCGTCCCCGCGGCGAGCAGGTTGCGCAGGACCCGAAGATCCGGACAAGTCACCGCGGGAGACGCCGCCAAGTCGCCCAGGTTATTGCCGGCCAGCCAAGTGTCGACCATGGGCCGGTCCAGGCTGTAGGACAGCACCGGCTCGCGCCTGAGACCTTCATTCAAGCCGGATGCGGACAGAATGCGCTCGGCCACGGCCGGAGCCGCCACCGCCCGCAGCGCCTCCTCGCGAATGACCTCGGAGCGCAGACGGCTATCGGTGATCGGATAGGCCGAAACGCCCAGATCGAAGTTTCCCTCGATCAGCATCTGCTGCACCACGTCTCGGTTCGCGGGCTGGAGCCTGATGCGGATGCCCGCCTCCACCAGGGCGGGCAGATGCTGGGTCACCACTTCGCCAATGAAATCGGCGTGGCCAAGAATGCGAACCGCCCCGGTAAGCTCGGATGATCGCGCCCTGGCCTCCGCGAGCGCTTCTTCGGCGCGGTCCAGGTGGTCGGCCAGATCAGCCGCCAGTTCGTCCGCCGCGAGCGTGGGCCGCACCCCCCGCGCCAGTCGCTCAAAGAGCGACCGACCGAGCGCCACCTCGAGGCCGGCGATGTGCTGTGAGACGTTCGATTGGGTCAGGTTGAGGCTTCGGGCGGCGCTGGACAGCGACCGTAACCGATAGACTTCAACGAAGGTTCGCAGCCGAGGAAGGGACATCGACAACCCATCATATTTTTGATGGCAGAGAGCAAGCGCGTTGTGAGTCAAGGCGCGTGCTCAGGCCTACAAGGGCGGCCATGCCGCTCCGCCGCAACGCCGAGCGCGACCAGACCAAGGGATCACGCCATGCTGACGAAGACGCTCTATCAAACCTCCGCCACCGCCAACGGCGGGCGCGACGGCCGTGTCCAAACCGCCGATGGGTCCTTGAACGTCTGGCTCGACCTGCCCGTGGAACTGGGCGGCAAGGGGCATGGCAACAACCCTGAACAATTGTTCGCCGCCGGCTATGCCGCCTGCTTCCTGTCCGCCCTCAAGACTGTCGCGAGCGCCCAGAAGGTCCGCGTGCCGGCCGAAGCGACCGTTTCGGCCACCGTCGGTATCGGCCCGCGCGCCGAGGGCGGATTTGGCATCTCAGCGGCGCTGACGATCAGCCTTCCCGAGCTGGAGCGTGAAGAGGCCCAGGCGCTGATCGAGGCCGCCCATGCGACCTGCCCCTATTCCAACGCGCTGCGCGGCAATGTCGACGTCGCCCTGACCCTGGCCTGAACCGGCGGCCGCGCCTTTACCAAGGATCCTCCCATGACCGATACAAGCACCGCCCAAGACCTGCAGGCCATCTTGCAGACCATGAAGAGGGCTCAACGCGCCGCCGGTCCGGCCAGCGCCGATCTGCGCCACGATCGACTGACGCGCGCTGCGGCTCTGCTGCAAGACAATCGCGACGCCCTGGCTCGCGCCATGAGCGACGACTTTGGCCATCGCGCCGTCTATCACTCTCTGACGGCTGATATCGCCACCACGGTCGCCGCCCTTCGCTACAGCGCCGAACACGTCGCCGAATGGATGGTCCGTGAGGACGTCGTCACCGCAGACAGCGCGGTGAAGGCCTGGATCGAGCCGCAGCCGCTGGGCGTCGTGGGCATCGTCTCGCCTTGGAACTTCCCGCTCAACCTGGCCTTCTCGCCGCTGGCCGGCGTGTTCGCCGCCGGCAACACCGCGCTGATCAAGCCCTCGGAACTGACGCCTCGCACCTCGGATCTGCTCGGCGAGTTGGTTGGCACGCTTTTCGACGCCGATGAATTGGGCGTCGTGATCGGCGGGCCGGACGTGGCCCAGGCCTTCACCGCCCTGCCCTTCGATCATCTGGTCTTCACCGGCAGCGGTAATGTCGGGCGCCAGGTCATGCGCGCCGCCGCGGCGAACCTCGTGCCCGTGACGCTGGAACTGGGCGGCAAGTCTCCCGTGGTCATCGACGAAGGCTTCGACGTCGCGATCGCCGCGGAACGGACCCTGACGGTGAAGACGTTCAACGCCGGGCAGATCTGCCTGTCGCCCGACTATGTCATGCTGCCCGAAGGGGCCCAGGACGCGTTCGTCTCGGCGGCGCGCGCGTTCATCGCGGGCGCCTTTCCGTCGATCCAGAGCAATGACGACTACACGTCTGTCGTCTCCGATCGGCATTTTGCCCGTCTGGTCGAGTTGATCGATGACGCCAAGGCCAAGGGCGCTTCGGTGGTCTCGCTAGCCCCGGCTGGAGAGCCCGCCCACAACGCCGAGACGCGCAAGATGGCGCCCGTGCTGCTGCTGGGAGTCGATCAGACCATGCAGGTGATGCAGGAGGAGATCTTCGGCCCGATCCTGCCCGTCATGACGACCTCGGGTCTGGATCAGGCCATCGACCACATCAACGACCATGATCGCCCCTTGGCCGCCTATCTGTTCACCGACAGCCAGGCCTCCGTCGAACGGGTCTCGGCCCAGGTGACCTCGGGCGCGCTGATCGTGAACGACATCATGCTGCACGCCAGCATGGACGCCTTGCCTTTCGGCGGCGTCGGCGCGTCGGGCATGGGAGCCTATCACGGCGTCCACGGCTTCCGCCGCTTCAGTCACCTAAGGCCGGTCGTGCATCAGGGCCAGGCGGGGACGAGCGGCCTGCGGCTACGGGCGCCCTACGCTCAGAAGCAAGCCGCGCTTGAAGAAGCGCTCGCCGCGCGCCGCTGAAGCCGGCCGTCGTTTTCAAACCACCCCACCACGAACCCGCCCTCAGGGGCGGACCGAAATTGGAGAAAAGACATGAAAGTCCTGATGGTCCTGACCAGCCACGACACCCTCGGCGATACGGGCAAGAAGACCGGCTTCTGGCTCGAAGAGTTCGCCGCGCCCTACTACACCTTCCTGGACGCGGGCGCGCAGATCACGGTGGCCTCGCCCGCCGGCGGCCAGCCTCCGCTGGACCCCAAGAGCGACCTGCCCGACTTCCAGACCGAGCTGACCCATCGCTTCAAGGCCGATCCGGCGGCGCAGGCCGTCCTGGCCAACACCATCAAGCTGGACAGCGTTCGCCAGGAAGACTTCGACACCGTCTTCTATCCCGGCGGCCACGGCCCCCTCTGGGACCTGGCCGAGAGCCCGGTCTCCATCGCCCTGATCGAAAGCTTCGAGCGCGCGGGCAAGCCGATCGGCTTTGTCTGTCACGCCCCCGGCGTTCTGCGCCATGTGAGGGCCGGCAATGGCGACCCGATCGTCAAGGGCCGCGCGGTCACCGGCTTCACCAACGGCGAGGAAGCCGCCGTCGAGCTCACCGACGTCGTGCCGTTCCTGATCGAGGACGAGTTCATCGCCCAGGGCGCGGACTACCGCAAAGGTCCGGACTGGGCGCCCTTCATCGTCGAGGACGGCAAGCTGGTCACTGGCCAGAACCCCGCCAGCAGCGAAGGCGTCGCCAAGGCGCTGATCAAGCAGCTCGGCTGATCCCGACTCCCAAGGCGGCATCGAGCCGCCTTGGGCCTCTCAATCTGGAAACGAGCCCACCATGAGCAGCAACCTCTCCAACGACATCCACGCCGCGCTGAACGGCCTCATCAATCAGTTCTGGGCCGGGCTAATCCAGCACCGCAGCCACGTGACCATCTTGAGCGCGCTCGGCTATGACAAGCTGGCCAAGGACATGCAGCAACGCATCCTGGACGAACCAGAGACCATCGAGGCCCTGCAGAAGCGCCTTCTGGAGCTCGATGGTCAGATCGCTTTCCAAGCCTATGCGCCAATGCTTGGACGGGATGTCCGCGGCATCCTGGGCAATGACCTGCAGCTACAGGAACAGGGCCTTCCCGTACTCGCCGAGGCGGCGCGATTGGCGGCCGAACGGTCTGACACCGCCACGCGCAGGCTGATCGAGGACATCATCGTCGACGAAGAGGCCCACCTCAACTGGCTCAAGGACGAGGTCAGTCTGCTGGAACGGTTGGGGGATCCCCTCTACCTGGCCAGATCTGCGAGATGATCTCGCCGCGCGCGGCGGATCCTGGCGCCCTGGCTTTTCCGGGATCGTCTTCAACATCGAGTCGAAAGCCTCGATCTAGTTGAGTGGCGGGAGCAAGGCTACGCCGCTAGCAAGCGCCGCTCCCGCAAACACCACCTAGGTGTCAAGTCAGGGCCTGGGCCGGCGTCGCGATGGCCACCGCCCACAAGCAGACCTTCCCAAAGGCAGGAATGAGTCATGTTTGCCAGTTCGCAGGAAGCGCGTCAGCTGAGCTCGCGTGCTTCTGGACAGGGACTGTACCAATGCATGGCAAGGC contains the following coding sequences:
- a CDS encoding multidrug effflux MFS transporter, coding for MSTDTAAAEPAAKPLASARRPQLWVMIVLSALMGFGSISTDLYLPAVPVMAKALRTGHGTVEFTIGAYLIGFSLGQLIWGPIGDRYGRRTPVAFGLLLFVVASAGCALSSDAWQMIGWRIVQALGACSGVVLARAMVRDLYPGGRAAQMLSTLITIMAVAPLLGPLIGGQILRIAAWPAIFWSMAIFGLATLAALFTIDETLPENSRRTGPLSLAFASYLDVIRDRNVMLNAIVGGLFYVGIYAYISGTPFVFIEYYKVPAQIYGFLFGASIIGIMAMNIVNVRLVPRRGSRKLLQTGAIGAAAAGAVSLIMALTGIDGLVGLVLPLLAYCAMSGLIVANSIAGALTTQPRRAGATSALVGALHYGIGMAGSGLVALLADGTPRPLGLAVAVGGLACFILSRWLPRTDAPAPRLD
- a CDS encoding aldo/keto reductase codes for the protein MIKRQLGASGLEVSALGFGCMGLDFGYATKVSKEEGVTLIRQAADRGVTFFDTAEMYGPFTNEVMVGEALRPIRDQVVIATKFGFDIVEGQSRGFNSRPEHIKAVADASLQRLGIEAIDLFYQHRVDPDVPIEDVAGAVKDLIAAGKVRHFGLSEPGAATVRRAHAVQPVAALQNEYSLWSRGVETNGILAACEELGIGLVCYSPLGKGFLTGAMSKDTKLGEGDFRNNLPRFTPQAMAKNQALVDLLKSIGAQKSATPAQVALAWLLAQKPWIVPIPGTTKLHRLEENLAAADLELNDGDLFEIAQALADLDIEGERYPAHLLATTGR
- a CDS encoding LysR family transcriptional regulator, encoding MRREDIADLTIFLAVAEEGSFTGAANRLGLSQSGLSHSIRRLEDRLGLRLLVRTTRSVAPTDAGERLLEILQPAMNGIEGRLAELTALRQTPAGTIRISTSEHAAQAILWPAVDRLIAKYPDIVVEICTDNGFIDIVADRFDAGVRLGEQVQKDMIAVRIGPRMRMIPFASPHYIETHGAPLTPHDLARHRCINLRFTNAGGIYAWEFEKQGRAMHVKVEGPLVFNRTPLVIQAAIAGHGIGFLLEDAVAPWIQKGALVPLLDDWCEPFDGYFLYYPSRRHSSPAFKLLVDELRYRERDAPAAHDRES
- a CDS encoding sodium:proton antiporter → MALFEILLAMLLAAALLSMFATRIGVPYPTLLALGGAGLALLPGMPTIAVEPELILALFVAPVLLDAAHDVSWRDLKSNWRPVLSLVLVAVGLTTIAVALAARFFVPEMPWAAAITLGALLAPPDAVAALAVMRSVSPPHRLRVVLEGESLLNDASSLLIYKLAVATVALGTFSPASIAPTMLLMSVGSVAVGWVLAKVVTRMTLFVHDPATATIIQFVATFGVWVMAEHLGLSGVITVVAFGVTAGRRSSEASNTEVRVKSFAAWETATTVLNVLAFTMVGLQLRPIVANLNAAQWRDYPLYALAILSIVIGVRLTWVLLYGAVRLVSGHQPDQLLGTWTGTLKSGLVVGWSGMRGIVTVAAALALPQGFPQREFIQLVAFVVVLGTLVIQGLTLKPLLKALRFPADTVVADEIRRAREAVALAALQSLGDREGDAVERLRVKYGEAIAAAKADHDMGISADTALRLSTLPASRQALDRLRQDGTIGDEAFRAVEEELDWLELGAARPSTP
- a CDS encoding LysR family transcriptional regulator → MTHNALALCHQKYDGLSMSLPRLRTFVEVYRLRSLSSAARSLNLTQSNVSQHIAGLEVALGRSLFERLARGVRPTLAADELAADLADHLDRAEEALAEARARSSELTGAVRILGHADFIGEVVTQHLPALVEAGIRIRLQPANRDVVQQMLIEGNFDLGVSAYPITDSRLRSEVIREEALRAVAAPAVAERILSASGLNEGLRREPVLSYSLDRPMVDTWLAGNNLGDLAASPAVTCPDLRVLRNLLAAGTGWSILPNYLCQREIEQGALAEIPAPNRGMSLSYSLVWLSTALRHPRVAHARQALLRGMRKR
- a CDS encoding organic hydroperoxide resistance protein; its protein translation is MLTKTLYQTSATANGGRDGRVQTADGSLNVWLDLPVELGGKGHGNNPEQLFAAGYAACFLSALKTVASAQKVRVPAEATVSATVGIGPRAEGGFGISAALTISLPELEREEAQALIEAAHATCPYSNALRGNVDVALTLA
- a CDS encoding coniferyl aldehyde dehydrogenase; its protein translation is MTDTSTAQDLQAILQTMKRAQRAAGPASADLRHDRLTRAAALLQDNRDALARAMSDDFGHRAVYHSLTADIATTVAALRYSAEHVAEWMVREDVVTADSAVKAWIEPQPLGVVGIVSPWNFPLNLAFSPLAGVFAAGNTALIKPSELTPRTSDLLGELVGTLFDADELGVVIGGPDVAQAFTALPFDHLVFTGSGNVGRQVMRAAAANLVPVTLELGGKSPVVIDEGFDVAIAAERTLTVKTFNAGQICLSPDYVMLPEGAQDAFVSAARAFIAGAFPSIQSNDDYTSVVSDRHFARLVELIDDAKAKGASVVSLAPAGEPAHNAETRKMAPVLLLGVDQTMQVMQEEIFGPILPVMTTSGLDQAIDHINDHDRPLAAYLFTDSQASVERVSAQVTSGALIVNDIMLHASMDALPFGGVGASGMGAYHGVHGFRRFSHLRPVVHQGQAGTSGLRLRAPYAQKQAALEEALAARR
- a CDS encoding type 1 glutamine amidotransferase domain-containing protein, whose translation is MKVLMVLTSHDTLGDTGKKTGFWLEEFAAPYYTFLDAGAQITVASPAGGQPPLDPKSDLPDFQTELTHRFKADPAAQAVLANTIKLDSVRQEDFDTVFYPGGHGPLWDLAESPVSIALIESFERAGKPIGFVCHAPGVLRHVRAGNGDPIVKGRAVTGFTNGEEAAVELTDVVPFLIEDEFIAQGADYRKGPDWAPFIVEDGKLVTGQNPASSEGVAKALIKQLG
- a CDS encoding bacterioferritin: MSSNLSNDIHAALNGLINQFWAGLIQHRSHVTILSALGYDKLAKDMQQRILDEPETIEALQKRLLELDGQIAFQAYAPMLGRDVRGILGNDLQLQEQGLPVLAEAARLAAERSDTATRRLIEDIIVDEEAHLNWLKDEVSLLERLGDPLYLARSAR